The region ATGTCATAATGTATGTGTTTGGGTCAATGTGACTGTTTCTTTCCATTGCGCTTTTGTTTTGCCACATGTATCACGTACTCATGATTCACACACTCCTCCGTGCCGTTCCCCCTCTTTAATTTTCTGAATGTCAAAAGGTTGACAGGGCTGATGTCAGCCCACCTTTGCTCACGCCAAATACAACAAAACCCCCAAATTGGCCTGATTACAGCAGTTGTTTACTTATTAAGATACAATGTAGGTCCCACAGGGTGAGTGACATCGCTGCATCACAACACTCGGCATCAGATGCTTGAGGTTTTCTGTTTAGGGAACTGCTATGCGGCCGCTAGGTAGCCCACCCCAACCTGGTCTTGACAAGCGCCGAGGATGATGTGCAGGTACGTCTGGAAAACAAAAGGGGCTTTTCAGAGCAGCTCTGCAGCATCAGTGGAAGCAGATTACATCTGTGTAATCTACATTTGACATTCACACTGGTGATGAACGCCAGAATAGCCTTTCTAATTTCGGTCAGAATCACAACTTTTCTATCTGGATGGCATTTTGTGCAGCCCTTTAGTAGGGCTGCAGATTGTATCACGGAATATGTATGCAGGTGAACACATTTGCATGTATACAGACTGAATTCATCTTCTTAGTTGCACTGTTTTGAAGGGCTGGCTATTTAATGAAGGAGATGTAAACTAGAATAGCACTCAGTAGAAAAGAGACCTCCTCCGAGGCATCATAAATGTTCCACTCATGTAATGTACAAAGTGGGTATGAACAGCCACACACAGCAAGCTCCAATCTGCTTGGCCTCATTGCAAGCTACGTATATGGTAAAAAGGGAAAATAGTACATCGATGGATTCGCATTGTATCTGCAGCAAAATGGCTATGAAAATACTACACCTTAACCTATGCACACATTTCCAAAGACTGACTAACAAATCAACTTCTATCCTTCTTTAAActagtggttctcaactggctGGGGGACCCTTCATCACTCCTCAATGACAAATGGTGAAACAATTTTTTCGATTCATACTTCTCATATATCTTGGAGAGACTGTTTTCAACACTTGAGCTATAGTGCTAAGACGCAGACGACAACGTGAGATGCATTAACAGACATTGggtcattatattattttttttttccccaggcaAAGACCCACGACCCACTGGGAACAGCTGTGCAGCCCACTTTTGAACTCCTGTCCTGAAGGTGGCACTAATGCGCAAAAggggaaatacatttttacatctgcAACATTATCTGCACCAACATACAGGTGAGAGGACCTATCACATTAATTAGTGTAAATGTTCTAATCAACAACTCTGTTCTGGGTCGAGTGGTCtacaaaaacaagtaaaaacaaaagcTTCTGCGTCAGAAAACATTTGTGTTAACAACTGCTGATGGCAGCGTCGCAAacttcaatttgtttttttatgaacacTGCAAGATGTCAGGAGCTGCATTTGAAATATCATGATTGGTCAGCGTCTAGCaactttatctacctctgcatgcgcctTAAAACGTTACTACGGCTACTCAGCTGTGGGTGTGAAACTCATGCGTGTTACACATCCCCGGACTGTTGTTTACGACGAACTCATCAGCGCTATTAATGCTGCTTgcagctattacaacattggttctgttgttgctttgttgtgcaatatacttgttATTAAATGACCAAGTGTTTCAAAGGGAGTCACTTTGTCATGCAAGTTAACAAATTAACTTGAAGTCTCATGTTGcacttttttatgcttgaaggTAGCAAACAGAGAACCTCTTCAAACATATCCATATTGAAGTAGTCCTCTGCCAATTGCATACAGTGTGTGACCCCCTGACTGGTTCCTATGCAAGAGGGGAAAATTGTTAGTGTGAATGCCCTACTTGAATAACCTCATCCCAAGGTGAGGCCTTCACTCGCCGCTCTCCAAATTGCACATAAAGAAATGTGCGGTGGTCCTCCAAAAGGGAAGTATAAGCACGATAGCGGTGGATGATTACGTGAGCAATGGCTCATGCAGAGCTCTTTGCTCGTTCGGGAGCTTGGTTGTGCGCAGGATTTTGTTTTAAAGCAATCATGTAATTTCAAGTGTGTGACCTGAAAAGAGCGCCTAAGAGCGTGTACAGTGATGAGCAAAAGTGGGATACAAGCAGATATGGCGTTGTTGTCCATGGATTTGTTGTGGatatatgtcagaaaagtcaGAGAAGGGGTTCTCATTACCTTATTTAAAAGagtaaagtcatattatgaagaaaaataaagtcatttcagTAGCACAACACGGaaatatattaaagaaaattgtgttttttttgtttgtttttttaaaaggtgaaatattatgagaaacaatataaagatgttgtaatttttggaaacttAGTTCGGGGGAAAagtaattttatgggaataaagaagaGAGTTTAACTattagaaaaaaagtttgtaaaattatttcaaaGAAAGAAACAGTAGAGATTGAGAAAAAACAGCAGatgttttacaagaataaaatgaaaaatttagAGAAAATGCTGTATCCTAACAAGAAAAAGGTTgcgattttacaagaataaaatcatattattacaagggaaaaatatttcattttagtaacaaaaataataaagatattTTTTAAGATGTAATTTATGAGACAATCAGAGTGcaaaaatatgtcatattatgcaaataaagtcaaaatatgatggaaaaaggtcataattacaaaaacaacatatacAAAATTGTGAAAAGAtaagattttaaaaatatgattacaaAAGTGGTACTCCAATGAGATAAAAATATTTCCCactatattatgggaataaattaaataattacagtaGTATTTCACTGATTTAACTACACTGAAATGCAggcttttcttgaaatacataaaacacagaGTATTTTTTTGAGTCAGCCCCTAAGAGCGACGTTACAATGGCCATATCGTCATTTGGCGCTCATTAAAACATCTTCTGAATGAATGTAGCCTTCATCACAGTGACTGTAAGACCTGGAATGAATAGCTGGAATTGGGAATGTGCATGGATCCACtgtaatgaaaaaattataattccTACAACGTAACATAATACTGCAACACAGCTCATGTAAAATGAGTCTAAATGAATTTGTGTGCCTGGAGTACAATCAGTCAATGTGAAAATGAGTCCATTATTAGCAGCAATAATAACattagtattatataatattgtataacgTGGGTCCAAGATGGGCTTCATCTTCAGATAGATTATTAGAGTTCCCCTCAAATTGACACAGAAGGTGGCAAATTCCATTTTAACATTCACAATGGAGATGAAGTGCTGCTCTGCTTCATGTGCTTTAATGTCCTATAATATGGAAACTCATGCATGCCCTACTTTGACTGATTGACAGCCTTTTTAGGAGGATGTGACTTGCTTTCTTCTTGTTTGGAGAGCTAAAACAATGACATGTTACAGCTTCCCATGTCTGGGACAGATGTGTACCGTAGcctttttgttagttttttacAAACTGGTGGGTGTGTCCACAGGgcgggaaccaattaaccgctttAAACGAGGGACCACTGTATTTTCATCTCGACTTGCCAATGTAATATCCCCCTGAGCACCTCTGGGTTTTGACTCAAATAAACCAACAGTGCATGCAAGTCCCAGTCATAATCAACTCTTTTGAAGGTCATGACATTTCATTACCTCCAAAGAACCCCGGGGCCCTCAAGGGGAGTGTGATCAAGACACTGGAACAAACTGTTGTCATGTCTTGATTCCACTGATGTAAGTTCTATATCCAGCAGTTGTCATTAGGACTTTTTTGTCCCTCCCTGAGGATGTGTGTGGTTGAGCGTGGGAGGATGACTAGGGTGTGGAACTCCTTGGAAGTGCGCCATTGTTGCTGATCTGGAATCCGTAACGAGacctaaaatactgtacattcagCCATTTCCTGTTCATTGCTactgcattaaaataaaaataaaaaacaggagCGTGTCTTTTTTCTTCACATTGCACTCTACTGAATACAGACATCATTACAGGAGATTGGGAAAATTATGTTAacgggtagaaaaaaaaccccaaacaagaTTAacaactattatattattaagatGATCAACTATCGCAACCTCAAATTTGGATTTCTCAGTTGCCGTTATCAGCTGTTAAACCTCTGTGGTGATTTGATACTACAATACTGATACTATAAAGTCTAAACTGTGACAGTGTTTACTTAAAGGACAAGCAGTACACACAAGTGAAAGAGTTTGATGTATGGCTAATCAGTGTAATTAAAAAACTAGTACCCAAAAGAGATGTGTTTCCAGCAACACTAGCGTGGACAGgatattagcattttattttcaaaagtagaatccaggggtcggcaacctttactatgaaaagagccattttacccccttgcccacaaaataaaaatagcctaGAGAAGCAAAACCTAGGTTTAAAACAAGGTCTTATAAACTCTTAAAGAGAATAGAACAAAGAgaaatgttaggttaattggcgactccaaattgtccataggtatgaatgtgagtgtgaatggttgtttgtctatatgtgccctgtgattggctggcgaccagtccagggtgtactccgcctcttgtctgaagacagctgggataggctccagcacccccgtgaccctcgtgaggataagcggtagaaaatgaataaatgaatgaatagctttACATAGTTTTCAGGCAAATGGTAGTCACACCAGATACTGCCCCCCCTGAGCCATACAGTTAAAccgcacattttggagtggccttttattgtggccaacctgtgCGACAATCTATctatcttgatatgccacattAATGATTAATTGTCACTTCATGAACAATTTTAATAGCCAAAGGTCTTTTCTGTACGTGTAGAAAAAGTTTTATTTGTGAGCACAAATAAAAGTGTACAGTAAGTAGTGTATTTTGAAATATGATTTCAAAAATAGTGGCAGAGGGTCACTGATACCAtcatactatttttatttgtgattgATACCACCCAATACTACActtatttaacaatatgtttactcTTGTTTTTAAAGTCCGTGTGATGCAGTACTGCAAACTCTAAGTACAATGATAAACATCGTCATGATATTAATaccggtgtacctaatgttgtgtcacTCGCGATGCCATGAAGACATGCCTCCCTCTTCTTCACGCCCAACACACCCTCCTGGTCCAATCCCATCTCCTTCCACGCGTGGGTCTCCAATGACGCAGTCCAGCGATGCGCCTTCATATTTATCTGACTCCAGACTCCCAACTCTCAAATATACATACACGGGCAGAGGGAGAGGGAAAATGATGAATATCCAGAACTCTTTGGTGCGGCGCGGagcctccagcagcagcagcttggtGAAGTTGAGTGGAGGAGGTATGAGTCCACTCAGCTTGGTCGCCATCAGTCTCGCAACTTTGCTAGTTCTCGTCGCCCCACTCTGCCACAGTAAGTCTATTCAATAAACCTGTTATTGTTCtaaaacttaaaataatttCTTACTTTATAAGGTCTTATAAATAAGGTCTTACTGTTGATGGTGGAATATATATTCTTTCAATTaactttaaataaaatgttggttatttttgaaaatgaatgaatcaatgaaactACGTACATGTgcacatatttgcatattagtCACAATTGTTAGTTTATGGTCGtggtatgcatgtttttttgtcgttttaattcttgattgacatttttattcatttatttatttttaccttttttcagTAGTTTAATTCACAAAGCCAAActtgcagtatagatttacttcACAGGCTGaaatattcccatattttttcaccattttgATGATTATTGCTTATACTGCTAATAAAAGCCCCAAATTAAGTATGTctaaaaaatagtcaaaaagcTTGTGCTCTAATCCTCAAGTGACTAGCAAAAAGGTTCAAATCccctttgggcatctctgtaggagtttgcatgttctctctctgtgtgggttttctccgggtactccggtttcctcccacattccaaaaacatgcgaggttaattggtgactccaaattgtccataggtatgaatgtgagtgtgaatggttgtttgtctatatgtgccctgtgattgactggcggcCAGTCTAAGGTTTACCCTGCCTCTCTaccctgcccgaagacagctgggataggctccagcatacccgcgaccctggtgaggataagcggtatagatggatggaccaaCATCAACTAAATGAgcaaataaattcattaatataAGGCTGACTGATGTCAACGTAGGTGGTTATAGCTCAAATTTAAACCAAAACTAGCCATTGCAAGCACATTTATTTGCACTTTGAATTACCTTGTATGGGAattgtgctctataaataaacttgccttgcTTTGCCTTGATTTTGACCAGAGATGCAAGGGCAATGGGGGATAATAAAATAGTTTTCCTCCTTTTGTCTGTTTTATTATGATATTGTAGCAAAAGAAGTACTGTACAATACAGTACTGGGTTCTGAGTTGTGATTTATGGGTTTAGCTTAAAGGCGTTATTGTTGTTCACCTCCTGGTTACCGTCAGGTAATGGTTGGcgcatttttatgtgttttaatttattgtgaaAAATTTGTAGGAGGTTTTCGAGGATGGAAACAAAGAGGGACGTTTATATTTACACGTTTTATTGTTCATCCCAAattctttgtttatttatagtCGTCCCTTGCCACTTTGTGCTTTGAAACTTTGTGCTTCAACATGTTTTTTCagaatatattcattaataaatcagcactgtttcgtggttgactacaggggattattaaaaaatgtgaatatttaagAAGGTTTCAGTTATTTCTAGCATAAATCAAGTATCGTCAATCGTAGAACTGGTTACATGAACTAAAACAAGCCATTCAGATACATTtacactaggggtcagtaatgttacactgatgagacagtAGCCTGTAATTTCAATTCAGTTTTTGAAGTGGTCTGTTATAACATCTTTAGCGTAATATCATTACTGATCCACTGTGGCGACTtcaaaatcaggaaaaaagccgaaagaaagaaagaaacaaaatatcAATTTATATTCATGTATAATATTATCTTGTGACTTTTTTACGGCACTTTTTCATTATTCCAGgtaaacttttacaatcaggggCACCATATGGGGTACAAgttacaacaataaaatccCAACATAGAATCCTAAAAATTCCAGAGGCCATAGTATTCCTGGTAGTTACAATTAAAGGTGTTAACTGGCCACTGCCAGTGAGCTGCACTATTGTCCTCACATATTACTCTTGTTGGATAACATCAACAAGAGGGTTTTTTGATGAGTTGAAATACAGGAAAATGTATGGGACATCATTTAAAAGGAAGAGCCATGGGAAAAAAGGATCAAATGTATGAGTTTGCCAAGGAAAACGAGCATGGCCTATCATCAATCCATCTACCATTAATCTGATAAAGCAGCTCCATTGATCATCTAGTATTTACATCTACCACCATCCatctgattcattcattcattcatccatatgATTCCCCATTTATTCCTccatcatccaccatccatGGAGTCGTCATCTACCacctatccacccatccaacatcctactccatatccatccatagaTAATTCCATCTATATATCCATGTTTGTATtggatgtatttgtattttcatttttaatagatgtgtctgcactaACTTCACCacaacaaattcctagtatgtgtaaGATCATACGTGGCAAtaaatttctgattctgattctgattaaaTCAGTGATGTGTGACCTCTTTGCGTGACACGCTCCTCTGGTGTCAAAGTGATCTTTGCGTTGGCGGCGGGCTGTCAACTGCGTTCCATGACATGTTTTTGCTCGTCAGCCGCACTACTTCATCAACATGGGTAGCAGCGGTGGAGTATTGCGTATTTTGCCTAAAGTATATCTCCAGCGGGATCGCTAATCGCACGTCAACATAAGTGCATGTTCTAAAGTAAGAGCTTTTCATGTAGCTAATGGATGCTCACGGCAATCATCTGCAAAACACAACGGGAGAAGCTCTTCATCATCAGGGCATCTTTGTCATCAGACTTTAGGTTTAATGCCTACATTTGGTTCTTCAGGCGCTCCAGCAGTGCTTCAGCAGGCCACAGCGGATCAGAGGCAGCTTCTCAGCCAGGTATGCGCCATCTTGTCTTCTCATCCTGGTGTCTCTtcttcattttttcatcttcttcTGTGTTCCTGTTCCTACTGCTCATCGTCTGCTGGGATGCTATACAATCAGATGGACACTGCTTGCTCCTCTTTTTTCTCCGCAGACCTCAGGTTCGCCCTCAGCGAGGTACGTATTCATAGGCTGGCAAAGATGGACACAGTtcacatcatgttt is a window of Doryrhamphus excisus isolate RoL2022-K1 chromosome 5, RoL_Dexc_1.0, whole genome shotgun sequence DNA encoding:
- the nmu gene encoding neuromedin-U isoform X2; translation: MMNIQNSLVRRGASSSSSLVKLSGGGMSPLSLVAISLATLLVLVAPLCHSAPAVLQQATADQRQLLSQMDTACSSFFSADLRFALSEVSDVLGEICILMLVQKSKELKGRGNNKTAELEGPAGIQSRGYFLYRPRNGRRDLEYK
- the nmu gene encoding neuromedin-U isoform X1, with translation MMNIQNSLVRRGASSSSSLVKLSGGGMSPLSLVAISLATLLVLVAPLCHSAPAVLQQATADQRQLLSQMDTACSSFFSADLRFALSEVSDVLGEICILMLVQKSKELKGRGNNKTSPIQPLLHLVSHRHTRSERGLSVRAELEGPAGIQSRGYFLYRPRNGRRDLEYK